One window of the Burkholderia ubonensis subsp. mesacidophila genome contains the following:
- a CDS encoding 2OG-Fe(II) oxygenase — translation MFIQHVPEAIPTPLCTELREFARQRTFEAASVNFYGEMQRRESVRNNDRLEWDNPELATQLEACLVKAMGNGFPRQLDGMRYVATGGHFRFYRYREGQYFKPHRDGSYQDGQNESLVTALFYLNDADGGETVLMPYGPREQWAYRPIAPRAGDALLFEHRMWHEGRSVNSGEKYVLRTDLFYTE, via the coding sequence ATGTTCATCCAGCACGTGCCTGAAGCAATTCCAACTCCCCTATGCACCGAGTTACGTGAGTTCGCGCGCCAGCGGACTTTCGAGGCGGCATCGGTCAACTTCTATGGCGAAATGCAGCGCCGCGAGTCGGTGCGGAACAACGACCGGCTCGAGTGGGACAATCCTGAACTCGCGACGCAGCTTGAGGCCTGTCTTGTCAAAGCAATGGGAAATGGCTTTCCTCGCCAGCTGGACGGGATGCGCTATGTGGCGACGGGCGGCCACTTCCGCTTTTACCGCTATCGGGAGGGGCAGTATTTCAAGCCGCATCGGGACGGCTCGTACCAGGACGGGCAGAACGAAAGCCTCGTCACCGCGCTCTTCTATCTCAATGACGCCGATGGCGGGGAGACGGTGCTGATGCCCTATGGCCCACGTGAGCAGTGGGCCTATCGGCCGATTGCACCGCGCGCGGGGGATGCGCTTCTTTTCGAACATCGCATGTGGCACGAGGGTAGGTCGGTCAATTCGGGCGAGAAGTATGTGCTGCGCACGGACCTTTTTTACACCGAGTGA
- a CDS encoding periplasmic heavy metal sensor, with the protein MSERSWKRAFVGSAVLNVFMLGGIVGGAYQWMTTHRDAHAAGAPAQHTALRFAADELSWMRQREFAATLKQARQDGRDLAQQGRDGRLMVLDLLAAPQLDRPAIDAALARTRASDSALRAQVETSVVDFAVTLAPDERAKFVDGLKRSGNWRLPVKQQKKPDEAASR; encoded by the coding sequence ATGAGCGAACGTTCATGGAAGCGCGCGTTCGTCGGCTCGGCCGTGCTGAACGTGTTCATGCTCGGCGGGATCGTCGGCGGCGCATATCAGTGGATGACGACGCACCGGGACGCGCACGCGGCCGGCGCGCCGGCGCAGCACACCGCGCTGCGCTTCGCGGCGGACGAGCTGTCGTGGATGCGCCAGCGCGAGTTCGCCGCCACGCTGAAGCAGGCGCGCCAGGACGGTCGCGATCTCGCGCAGCAAGGGCGCGACGGCAGGTTGATGGTGCTGGACCTGCTCGCCGCGCCACAGCTCGATCGCCCGGCGATCGACGCGGCGCTGGCGCGTACGCGGGCGTCCGACAGTGCGTTGCGCGCGCAGGTCGAGACCAGCGTCGTCGATTTTGCGGTGACGCTGGCGCCGGATGAGCGCGCGAAGTTTGTCGACGGGTTGAAGCGCAGCGGCAATTGGCGGCTGCCGGTGAAGCAGCAGAAGAAACCGGACGAGGCGGCGAGCCGGTGA
- a CDS encoding RNA polymerase sigma factor yields MPPELDAGESDAQDATAMRAGSAARRRLEVATGTQGEHDDEHQPDGGPARRTVAAPAVRDAAERRALSERDPDAELVTRVGARDPSAVRALVARKLPRLLALATRMLGDRTEAEDVAQETFVRIWKQAPRWREGEARFDTWVHRVVLNLCYDRLRGRREEPADELPDLPDPQPEPAVQAEHRVRDERVRQALAALPARQREALVLHYYQEMSNMEAANLMGITVDALESLLARARRNLRAQLAGDHPSEDKR; encoded by the coding sequence ATGCCGCCCGAACTGGATGCTGGAGAAAGCGATGCGCAGGATGCCACGGCGATGCGCGCCGGGTCGGCGGCGCGGCGCCGCCTCGAAGTTGCGACAGGCACGCAAGGAGAGCACGACGATGAGCATCAGCCGGACGGCGGGCCTGCCCGCCGGACCGTCGCGGCACCGGCGGTGCGCGACGCAGCGGAGCGCCGTGCGTTGAGCGAGCGGGATCCGGACGCGGAGCTCGTGACGCGGGTCGGCGCGCGCGATCCGTCGGCCGTGCGCGCGCTCGTCGCGCGCAAGCTGCCGCGGCTGCTTGCGCTCGCGACGCGGATGCTCGGCGACCGCACGGAAGCCGAGGACGTTGCGCAGGAAACCTTCGTGCGGATCTGGAAACAGGCGCCGCGCTGGCGCGAGGGCGAGGCGCGATTCGATACGTGGGTGCACCGCGTGGTGCTGAACCTGTGCTACGACCGGCTGCGCGGCCGGCGCGAGGAGCCGGCCGACGAATTGCCGGACCTCCCCGATCCGCAGCCGGAACCGGCGGTGCAGGCCGAGCACCGGGTGCGCGACGAACGCGTGCGGCAGGCGCTCGCCGCGCTGCCGGCCCGGCAGCGGGAGGCGCTCGTGCTCCATTACTATCAGGAGATGTCGAACATGGAAGCGGCCAACCTGATGGGCATCACCGTCGACGCGCTGGAAAGCCTGCTCGCGCGCGCGAGGCGCAACCTGCGCGCGCAGCTGGCCGGCGACCACCCAAGCGAGGACAAGCGATGA
- a CDS encoding purple acid phosphatase family protein — MSNPDNAPDQPNEPVAAVSRRGFLKLAGVSGLATAAGGLAAAGKAAASSPDGTPEQIHLTWGNDPASEVVISWASLAPAVNPRARISAEGEHSRVVHGVQRLYTDGLNGETVFTYHARVHGLKPGTRYQYVLTADNDGNAAQPFTASFTTAPRGRAPFRFTSYGDLATPNGAWVLSSPQSRFAVQAVEQFQPLFHLLNGDLCYANLNPAHQPEVWRDFGNNNQTSAANRPWMPCPGNHEVEFNNGPQGFESYLARYQLPENGTHFPGRWYSFRVSSVLFISLDADDVVYQDAAAFVGGPNPLVPAASTGHPPIEPGTSFYIRGYSRGEQTRWLEHTLHHASKDDDIDWIVVQMHQDALSSSKTGNGSDKGIREAWLPLFDRYGVDLVLCGHDHDYERSYPVRGCNHRAGVDAATGEVVDTLQPRPAVPADPARATFDTSHGTIHLILGGGGTSAPLDVYGENPATGFAQAKVFTKPNRPVPGTAPNTFVRKPADALEDAVWSARRDTGTGYGIAVFDHDPGAPGGDTTITMRYYHAPGADQQPTSQYELFETIVMSKMRRER, encoded by the coding sequence ATGTCGAACCCGGACAACGCCCCCGATCAACCAAACGAACCGGTCGCCGCCGTCTCGCGCCGCGGCTTCCTGAAACTTGCCGGCGTATCCGGCCTCGCGACCGCGGCAGGCGGCCTCGCGGCAGCCGGCAAGGCCGCCGCGTCGAGCCCGGACGGCACGCCCGAGCAGATCCACCTGACGTGGGGCAATGACCCGGCGTCGGAAGTCGTGATCTCGTGGGCATCGCTTGCGCCGGCGGTCAATCCGCGTGCGCGGATCAGCGCCGAAGGCGAGCATTCGCGCGTCGTGCACGGCGTGCAGCGCCTGTACACGGACGGCCTCAACGGCGAGACGGTGTTCACGTATCACGCGCGCGTGCACGGCCTCAAGCCGGGCACCCGCTACCAGTACGTGCTCACGGCCGACAACGACGGCAACGCCGCGCAGCCGTTCACCGCGAGCTTCACGACGGCGCCGCGCGGCCGCGCGCCGTTCCGCTTCACGAGCTACGGCGATCTCGCGACGCCGAACGGCGCATGGGTGCTGTCGTCGCCGCAAAGCCGCTTCGCGGTGCAGGCGGTCGAGCAATTCCAGCCGCTGTTCCACCTGCTGAACGGCGACCTGTGCTACGCGAACCTGAACCCGGCGCACCAGCCCGAGGTGTGGCGCGACTTCGGCAACAACAACCAAACGTCGGCCGCGAATCGGCCGTGGATGCCATGCCCCGGCAACCACGAAGTCGAGTTCAACAACGGCCCGCAGGGCTTCGAATCGTATCTCGCGCGCTACCAGCTGCCCGAGAACGGCACGCACTTTCCGGGCCGCTGGTACAGCTTCCGCGTGAGCTCGGTGCTGTTCATCTCGCTCGACGCGGACGACGTCGTCTACCAGGACGCGGCCGCGTTCGTCGGCGGCCCGAACCCGCTCGTGCCGGCGGCGAGCACCGGCCATCCGCCGATCGAGCCGGGCACGTCGTTCTACATCCGCGGCTACAGCCGCGGCGAGCAGACCCGCTGGCTCGAACACACGCTGCACCACGCATCGAAGGACGACGACATCGACTGGATCGTCGTGCAGATGCACCAGGACGCGCTGAGCTCGTCGAAGACCGGCAACGGCTCGGACAAGGGCATCCGCGAGGCGTGGCTGCCGCTGTTCGACCGCTACGGCGTCGATCTCGTGCTGTGCGGCCACGATCACGACTACGAGCGCAGCTACCCGGTGCGCGGCTGCAACCACCGCGCGGGCGTCGACGCCGCGACGGGCGAAGTGGTCGACACGCTGCAGCCGCGTCCGGCCGTGCCGGCCGATCCGGCGCGCGCGACGTTCGACACGAGCCACGGGACGATCCACCTGATCCTCGGCGGCGGCGGCACGAGCGCGCCGCTCGACGTGTACGGCGAGAACCCCGCGACGGGCTTCGCGCAGGCGAAGGTGTTCACGAAGCCGAACCGGCCGGTGCCGGGCACAGCGCCGAACACGTTCGTGCGCAAGCCGGCCGACGCGCTCGAGGACGCGGTCTGGTCCGCGCGCCGCGATACCGGCACCGGCTACGGGATCGCGGTGTTCGACCATGATCCGGGCGCGCCGGGCGGCGACACGACGATCACGATGCGCTACTACCACGCGCCGGGCGCGGACCAGCAGCCGACTTCGCAGTACGAGCTGTTCGAGACGATCGTGATGAGCAAGATGCGCCGCGAGCGGTAA
- a CDS encoding DUF4148 domain-containing protein, with product MKSLITAVVAATALSASFGAFAQSTVTRAQVRSELVQLEQAGYKPSVASPHYPDDILAAQARVQGADSTGYGAQAAPVVQGGAPAINARNPRDSVYFGH from the coding sequence ATGAAATCGCTCATCACCGCAGTCGTTGCCGCCACCGCCCTGTCCGCCTCGTTCGGCGCATTCGCGCAAAGCACCGTGACCCGCGCGCAAGTGCGCAGCGAACTGGTCCAGCTCGAGCAGGCCGGCTACAAGCCGAGCGTGGCAAGCCCGCACTACCCGGACGACATCCTGGCCGCGCAAGCCCGCGTGCAGGGCGCCGACAGCACCGGCTATGGCGCGCAGGCCGCACCGGTCGTCCAGGGCGGCGCCCCGGCGATCAACGCACGCAACCCGCGCGACTCGGTCTACTTCGGCCACTAA